From the genome of Clavelina lepadiformis chromosome 2, kaClaLepa1.1, whole genome shotgun sequence:
TGTGTCGAAATGTACATGGGTAAATAGTGTTCAGTAATAAGGTGGCAGAAACAAAAAACGTATGGTCAAAATTAGGTACCTAAATGATTGCAACAGCATTTACAAGCTAAGAACAATACGTGCAGTTACAACAGTATACGCTGCGGGGTGTTTCGggtatttttttcattataaatTGATGAACAGTAGGAATAATTGTAACGCGTGGTCATTCGCGAGTAACTTCAAGTGGATCCGTCGCTGCTGTCGCGCCTGTTTGTTTGTCTTGTCCGGATAGAATCGCTTGTGAGCGGACGTTCCAATActacaaagcaatttttatttgcatttactAAGACAAACATGCATTTTTGTATGGCTAAAATTTCAATGCCTACTGCTCGCAAAACACGTAGCACAAACCATGATGCGTTAGTGCATAATTAAACAGACGTATTTGCATAGGGGTATTAAATagatgtttttgtaaaaataaatatactgAATTGACAGATATATAAATATGCACATATAACATCCTATTATAACCTGTGGGAAGATTGAGAGATTGCTTTTTCGAACCAGCTTCCAAAACCGTGATCGGAATGGAGGATTCTTGTTTTACGCTACATTAAGATATGTAAAGAATTTTAAGTCAATGGAAATCTACCTAAAACATTACTATAGGATATTCCGGCGCACTCTTTCTTACAGGAACTAGTTCATAATATTAATTAACCTCTCATCGTAGATTACCTTGCCGACGAAGCGAACATGTTTTCGATGCTGGTTGTCCTTTTTAACAGAGCGGTTTTAACGTCTGGCGTCAAATGAGCTGAACCAAGCTCACCAAACACTTCAACAATTGCACCGTCTGCAAGATATATTGAATTTTAGCTAACTTCGTAACTTcatctaaaataaaagaaaaatttagtaATTTCGTAATTTGCTGCTTACCTGGTAAACAAAGGAAGTGTCGGTAAAGTTCACGCAAGCCGTCCAGATGTAAAGTGTGAATGGCGATATGAGTTGTAACTTCTCGGTGTGTGTTTGTTCCCAAATCATCTTCATCCCATATGTAGTCATAGACACTGACCTGATGGTGTAAAATAGACACCGTTAAAAGTATGTGATCATCAAATGATGAAGCTCCttggaaaaacattttttgttaactAGCTGGTGCAAAAGACGTATAGGGGAAAGCGGGGCAAGATGATCACTTTTTGCCTTAAGTTACATTAAAATCTTAAGTTTCgaagattttttaaatatttaaaagcgATGGTAAACAATAATCTTTTATACCCCACTCTCCCCTAAATCTGATCTGTGTTGTGAATAAAGTTGGACTAAATCACTAAACCGTTGGCACTTGATGAGAAATAACCTTCAGTGTACTACTACTGTTTTATCATGGTTtagaaatgtaatttttgttattcaCCTTCCGTCGCTCTCCATCTTCTCCCCTCCATTGCTCTGCTTTCTTCACAATATACGCTAATTCCTGATTGCTCAGTTCGAGGTCATATGGGAGGAAAAACGCTTCATTTTCACCGTGAAGGCGATGATAGACGTCCATCATGCGACCATTATTGTGAAGTTTTAGGAAATAAAGGTATAAGATAACCACGGCTATGAAGATCACAATCACATAGAGGAAAATAGTCATGGGAATTCCGATCACTCCGGAGCCTAATGTACACACAAATACATTCTTCTTTAAAAGATTTCTTTcgtatttatttattctaaAGTATTTAGTCAATATTTTCTGAGGCCATAATCCCATATGCTAAATTGTAGTTGTTCAGTTTGAACACATGCCATACAAAACTCAAGTAATCATTGCCAGGAAAGCGATTTTGGTTTGAAACAGGTTCAAGTGTACGTATGGAAAACTACAGTATAAGATTTGTAGGCCACCAAAAAGAATAACTTGCAAAATGCCATACCTTCTGTACTTAGGAAATGCCAGTACAACTTAAATGCATCTCCTATTGGTTGTGCAGCACTATTAGCATATCGGCCAAGAGCAGAGTCAACTATCAAAATTGCAATTGGATTAAAAACAGTCCATAATGAGTAAGCCATtataaactttgaaaaaagcaaGGGAAATGAACCAAACATCATTTGGCTGATCCATGATACAAGAACCAACAAGATCTGCAAACaccaaaaatttcataaaataccATTTACTCACAtggattttatttaaatatttcatagAACTACGAATGTTTTTAATCTATTTGttaattaaacttttataGAACTTCAATAAATGCAAGTGGcttgaaatgttaaaaacatgACAAATATCCCTGCCTGAATGATTATGTTTGATATTGGTCCAAGTACAACAACTCCAACTTGTTCTCCAGTTGAAAGTAAATCTGATTGGTAATTGAGGTTGACTGTATACGGAAAGAACACAAATGAGCTCACAGGTAGAGACAAAgcctacaaataaaaaaatgttaaagtaaaaaaaaaaatagaatgAAGTGAAAACGTTGAAAACAGAatgaaattgcaaatttgcaaATGACAATCAGTAGTTTATTTATCTAATTTCGTGCTGACTAACCTGCAGTAAAAGCCATTGTCCGCAATAATGGACATACATCCTCACAAACCAGAGAAGCATCAAAAGCAGAATGGTGACCCAGAACTCATGGGTGGTCCACTGTGAAAAACCCATTTCAGATATGAACATGCGACTCACATACCTGAACAAGATTTCTAACTATAGTATGTGTAtgacaaaatataaatcattatATTATGGGTATGAGAATAGTGAAGGCACGACACAAAATCTAATGAAGAACATTTTAAGACTATGCATAGGCACAAAAAACTGTAATTTAAACCTAACTAACATAGCTTATTGATATATTGTTTCCAAGTAGGATATACTAACTCAGCTCTTTCATAGGCCTGTCTTTGAAGTCTTCCTTTACTGGAAAATGATGGTTGGACAGAAAAAGAGTGTTGGTCAAGATTTTCATAATGGGTTAATTTTGGTTTGACGATTCTCTTATTTAGTATGGGTGTCTTGGGCACCAATGTGGCAGATCTCTGTTTGTTTATATgcttattttaacaaaaacataacatGCAAATGTCAGATACCCAAAAAGTAAGACCTCGGCAATTTCCATacaatgatttttattttgttactaTACTTGTATATACTAACTATGACTTCATACTTCAAAAGCATAGCCTTCCACaggatttttaaaatgaagtttgtaGAACATGCCTTCTTGACCTTCTACTGGTATAAGTCTTTCATCTTCTGATTCATTCACGGACATAGTTTCCATCTATGAATATTAATTCAATCCATTAAATGGGCATGACCTTTCAGCTACTCTTACATTCAGTGAAATGAGTATCTAATACTATAGAACCACTGTAAAAGTTTGCCTTCATACCTTGTCTGATGAATGTGACTTTGAATCACTTTTCCGCCTGCGTAAAATGCTGGAATCTGCATCACCGtaactaattttttctgtagCCATCTTAGAAGCTGATGAGAGGCCAACAGAACTTGATTTGAAATCAAGATCGATGCTGATGTTGGAGGAAGATCGTGCATCTTCTAAAAGATATCCATAAAATAGTTATAATGtacatataatatatacagCAAATagttatatacagtactggTAATACCAATACAATTTATCTGTGCAATAAAGTAACATGTTTCGGATAGGTTTTTGTTCTTCTCCAGAGTATAGCAACACCAACGGaaacaccaaaaataaaatgacattcattcattcatttaaaaaataaacaatctAACTATgcaatcaaaattttaattttaaaataacaacaaaacactatttttgcaaattaacAATACAGTATCAAAACATAGCAACTTACCTGAGTTGGAAATCTGATCAACCTCATGAATAGGCAACTTCTCCCCATCCACAGCTTCTTCTGCAGTTTGGACACGATCTGGATAGCTGAGAAGCGCTGAACTGAATTGCAACTCAACTTCATATTCTTTCTGGCCTGACAAATACCTCGGAAGTCGAATTATCTAGGGAAATAGTGATGTTAATCAATATTCAAATCAAAAATTGTCTTATAAtgaataattttgtaataaaaaagcTGCTGGGATAACTTTTCAAGTTTGGGCAATAATatctaataaaactttataaacTATAGCAATTGTCAATTGTTTGTTGTGGATAGCATCAGCTTTGAGATTGCTGTTTCTTACACCAGGCAATAGTCACAGGTTAAATTTAGCGTGACACCTGAATATAAAGATTTGCCAACCAATGATCAATGTCTGTTGCAATCAAGTGTTCTATTGTTGTGTGTTTGGTAATTCTATGGTCCATGAAGCCTCGAAGCATTGGTAATTTGTAGAAGCCTTGTATAATTTGAAACTGGCCATCACAAATTGGAAAGCAACCTGAATATTATCATAGACATTTTAGTTAATGTTAGTTCACAGTTGCCTGTTGCTAGGCTATTTACAAACATGATTTTCTTAAATATGCAGGATTACCTAAAAAAACGCATTTAggcatttaaaatttataaataaaacttaaaatatattGTTCTTTACCCCATGCTACAACTTTGTCTGTAGGACTGACAGATCCTCTCAATAAAAAGAGCTCAAATACCAAGATCATTCCTGGTTGTACACTCCACTGAGCAGGTAAAACTGTGAACACACTTTGGTCTAACGTCATCTCTGAAGAACCATAGTGGCCATCATGATATGTTGGTAAAGTTGCACCACCCCACTGTTGTCCAGTCAACTTTGACCAGCGTAAAATATGTCCACCAAGTCTAAAATACACCACAGCCTTTATCATTGATATACGGTATTTATGAGGAAAAACaagtaatgaaattttttttacctatCATAAAGGGAAACCATCAGGACATATCTTCCCTTTGGAACTTTATCTCGAATTCCACGAACGCATCGAAGTTTAATTTGAATAGGTTGAGGTGTTTTTGTCCATTCCACTCTCCAGCGACGACCTACAATACATGTATAGgtgaaaagaaaattaaacaaacaaaaataaaactaatcaCTAGCCTGTCTGTGGTAGTATAAAACATAGTAACAGTAAGTGTAACATATGTAAATTTGTTCCAAGTAATAAAGTTTGGAGAGATATGAAAATACACTGCATCTATGACAACGTGATCAACAGGATCATCTTAACAATTGAAACCAGCGTTTCCAGA
Proteins encoded in this window:
- the LOC143446753 gene encoding uncharacterized protein LOC143446753 isoform X1: MSSHQDVEDGLPMDGEFTNLAKESGDEWFDPAQSNTELNDLLQSLQNEPEEEIRIRYAPSTDYQEKLANFRNELENAESSSYLNEFEQVVKDDMLMIGSLSLEELELHEKKVQEQLLEEQKNQTLAQQQRKEDLAKLTESAKKEVWLDFKQQQREAALREELLYTRERLLNERMQKAFHLSESQLQRALELRKADVKSFFGDLVFADSQYGGSKGRRWRVEWTKTPQPIQIKLRCVRGIRDKVPKGRYVLMVSLYDRLGGHILRWSKLTGQQWGGATLPTYHDGHYGSSEMTLDQSVFTVLPAQWSVQPGMILVFELFLLRGSVSPTDKVVAWGCFPICDGQFQIIQGFYKLPMLRGFMDHRITKHTTIEHLIATDIDHWLANLYIQIIRLPRYLSGQKEYEVELQFSSALLSYPDRVQTAEEAVDGEKLPIHEVDQISNSEDARSSSNISIDLDFKSSSVGLSSASKMATEKISYGDADSSILRRRKSDSKSHSSDKMETMSVNESEDERLIPVEGQEGMFYKLHFKNPVEGYAFERSATLVPKTPILNKRIVKPKLTHYENLDQHSFSVQPSFSSKGRLQRQAYERAEYVSRMFISEMGFSQWTTHEFWVTILLLMLLWFVRMYVHYCGQWLLLQALSLPVSSFVFFPYTVNLNYQSDLLSTGEQVGVVVLGPISNIIIQILLVLVSWISQMMFGSFPLLFSKFIMAYSLWTVFNPIAILIVDSALGRYANSAAQPIGDAFKLYWHFLSTEGSGVIGIPMTIFLYVIVIFIAVVILYLYFLKLHNNGRMMDVYHRLHGENEAFFLPYDLELSNQELAYIVKKAEQWRGEDGERRKVSVYDYIWDEDDLGTNTHREVTTHIAIHTLHLDGLRELYRHFLCLPDGAIVEVFGELGSAHLTPDVKTALLKRTTSIENMFASSASVKQESSIPITVLEAGSKKQSLNLPTVLERPLTSDSIRTRQTNRRDSSDGST
- the LOC143446753 gene encoding uncharacterized protein LOC143446753 isoform X2: MSSHQDVEDGLPMDGEFTNLAKESGDEWFDPAQSNTELNDLLQSLQNEPEEEIRIRYAPSTDYQEKLANFRNELENAESSSYLNEFEQVVKDDMLMIGSLSLEELELHEKKVQEQLLEEQKNQTLAQQQRKEDLAKLTESAKKEVWLDFKQQQREAALREELLYTRERLLNERMQKAFHLSESQLQRALELRKADVKSFFGDLVFADSQYGGSKGRRWRVEWTKTPQPIQIKLRCVRGIRDKVPKGRYVLMVSLYDRLGGHILRWSKLTGQQWGGATLPTYHDGHYGSSEMTLDQSVFTVLPAQWSVQPGMILVFELFLLRGSVSPTDKVVAWGCFPICDGQFQIIQGFYKLPMLRGFMDHRITKHTTIEHLIATDIDHWLANLYIQIIRLPRYLSGQKEYEVELQFSSALLSYPDRVQTAEEAVDGEKLPIHEVDQISNSDARSSSNISIDLDFKSSSVGLSSASKMATEKISYGDADSSILRRRKSDSKSHSSDKMETMSVNESEDERLIPVEGQEGMFYKLHFKNPVEGYAFERSATLVPKTPILNKRIVKPKLTHYENLDQHSFSVQPSFSSKGRLQRQAYERAEYVSRMFISEMGFSQWTTHEFWVTILLLMLLWFVRMYVHYCGQWLLLQALSLPVSSFVFFPYTVNLNYQSDLLSTGEQVGVVVLGPISNIIIQILLVLVSWISQMMFGSFPLLFSKFIMAYSLWTVFNPIAILIVDSALGRYANSAAQPIGDAFKLYWHFLSTEGSGVIGIPMTIFLYVIVIFIAVVILYLYFLKLHNNGRMMDVYHRLHGENEAFFLPYDLELSNQELAYIVKKAEQWRGEDGERRKVSVYDYIWDEDDLGTNTHREVTTHIAIHTLHLDGLRELYRHFLCLPDGAIVEVFGELGSAHLTPDVKTALLKRTTSIENMFASSASVKQESSIPITVLEAGSKKQSLNLPTVLERPLTSDSIRTRQTNRRDSSDGST